A genomic window from Macaca mulatta isolate MMU2019108-1 chromosome 19, T2T-MMU8v2.0, whole genome shotgun sequence includes:
- the CD79A gene encoding B-cell antigen receptor complex-associated protein alpha chain isoform X1, with amino-acid sequence MPGGPGVLQALPATIFLFFLLSAAYLGPGCQALWVDGGPTSLMVSLGEEAHFQCLHNGSNANVTWWRVLHGNYTWPPQFVGKGQGYNGTLTIQNVNKSHGGIYLCRVQEGNKPHQQSCGTYLRVRHPPPRPFLDMGEGTKNRIITAEGIILLFCAVVPGTLLLFRKRWQNEKLGLDAGDEYEDENLYEGLNLDDCSMYEDISRGLQGTYQDVGSLNIGDVQLEKP; translated from the exons ATGCCTGGGGGTCCAGGAGTCCTCCAAGCTCTGCCTGCCAccatcttcctcttcttcctgctgTCTGCTGCCTACCTGG GTCCTGGGTGCCAGGCCCTGTGGGTAGATGGGGGCCCAACATCATTGATGGTGAGCCTGGGGGAAGAGGCCCACTTCCAATGCCTGCACAATGGCAGCAACGCCAACGTCACCTGGTGGCGCGTCCTCCATGGCAACTACACGTGGCCCCCTCAGTTCGTGGGCAAGGGCCAGGGCTACAATGGTACGCTGACCATCCAGAACGTGAACAAGAGCCACGGGGGCATATACCTGTGCCGGGTCCAGGAGGGCAATAAGCCACACCAGCAGTCCTGCGGCACCTACCTCCGTGTGCGCC ATCCGCCCCCCAGGCCCTTCCTGGACATGGGGGAGGGCACCAAGAACCGAATCATCACAGCCGAGGGCATCATCCTCCTGTTCTGCGCGGTGGTGCCTGGGACGCTGCTGCTGTTCAGG AAACGATGGCAGAATGAGAAGCTCGGGTTGGATGCTGGGGATGAATATGAAGACGAAAACCTTTATGAA GGCCTGAACCTGGACGACTGCTCCATGTATGAGGACATCTCCCGGGGCCTCCAGGGCACCTACCAGGATGTGGGCAGCCTCAACATAGGAGATGTCCAGCTGGAGAAGCCATGA
- the CD79A gene encoding B-cell antigen receptor complex-associated protein alpha chain isoform X2, translated as MPGGPGVLQALPATIFLFFLLSAAYLGPGCQALWVDGGPTSLMVSLGEEAHFQCLHNGSNANVTWWRVLHGNYTWPPQFVGKGQGYNDPPPRPFLDMGEGTKNRIITAEGIILLFCAVVPGTLLLFRKRWQNEKLGLDAGDEYEDENLYEGLNLDDCSMYEDISRGLQGTYQDVGSLNIGDVQLEKP; from the exons ATGCCTGGGGGTCCAGGAGTCCTCCAAGCTCTGCCTGCCAccatcttcctcttcttcctgctgTCTGCTGCCTACCTGG GTCCTGGGTGCCAGGCCCTGTGGGTAGATGGGGGCCCAACATCATTGATGGTGAGCCTGGGGGAAGAGGCCCACTTCCAATGCCTGCACAATGGCAGCAACGCCAACGTCACCTGGTGGCGCGTCCTCCATGGCAACTACACGTGGCCCCCTCAGTTCGTGGGCAAGGGCCAGGGCTACAATG ATCCGCCCCCCAGGCCCTTCCTGGACATGGGGGAGGGCACCAAGAACCGAATCATCACAGCCGAGGGCATCATCCTCCTGTTCTGCGCGGTGGTGCCTGGGACGCTGCTGCTGTTCAGG AAACGATGGCAGAATGAGAAGCTCGGGTTGGATGCTGGGGATGAATATGAAGACGAAAACCTTTATGAA GGCCTGAACCTGGACGACTGCTCCATGTATGAGGACATCTCCCGGGGCCTCCAGGGCACCTACCAGGATGTGGGCAGCCTCAACATAGGAGATGTCCAGCTGGAGAAGCCATGA
- the LOC144337091 gene encoding uncharacterized protein LOC144337091, translating to MGVIVCPPLSSSRGEEAGRGRGPSTWCPRGGDRRGARGRARQSRALGPGSRFLALAGQEVGAFFRRPPPRRPSPLPARAPRPPGTSASFPFSPLARPSFPRCARVPAGTGPAPAAPGLSPALSIGPSAGRGLRGARISWLRSPPRRCWEASPAPRAPHTEPRPPRLSASVVLLVLRPSFCGYAPACVCVPFSVPLSFSIGVFPSLASTSPLSLHHFLPESSSLPSPGLSVTFLHLRLSLCHFPSCCCAWASSCPFSVAPSPLCCFFSFSLCLCPSFSPRPCLSAGFPESHPLFLHLLVPFTISGSQPLSSPFLRKSVSLCLSVVAPGSPCSPQVRTTDPPEYPFCKSTHREKAAV from the exons ATGGGAGTGATCGTCTGTCCTCCACTGAGCAG cagCCGAGGGGAGGAAGCCGGGCGGGGCCGGGGACCGAGTACCTGGTGTCCGCGCGGAGGTGACCGGCGGGGCGCCCGAGGTCGGGCTCGGCAATCCCGGGCCCTGGGTCCCGGCTCCCGCTTCCTGGCTCTGGCGGGGCAGGAAGTCGGGGCGTTTTTCCGGAGgcccccgccccgccgccccTCCCCGCTTCCTGcccgcgccccgcgcccgccCGGCACCTCCGCTTCCTTCCCCTTCTCGCCGCTTGCCCGCCCCTCCTTTCCCCGCTGCGCCCGGGTCCCCGCGGGCACCGGCCCCGCCCCGGCCGCGCCCGGGCTCTCCCCGGCTTTGTCCATCGGTCCGTCCGCCGGGCGCGGGCTCCGCGGGGCTCGCATCTCCTGGCTGCGGTCACCTCCCCGGAGGTGCTGGGAGGCAAGCCCTGCTCCCCGTGCGCCCCACACCGAGCCACGACCTCCCCGGCTTTCCGCGTCTGTGGTTCTCTTGGTCTTGCGCCCTTCCTTCTGTGGGTATGCTCCCGCCTGCGTCTGCGTCCccttctctgtccctctgtctttCTCTATTGGGGTctttccctccttggcctccaccTCTCCTCTGTCCCTCCATCACTTTCTCCCCGAGAGCTCTTCTCTACCCTCTCCGGGTCTCTCTGTTACCTTTCTGCATCTCCGTCTCAGTCTCTGTCATTTCCCCAGCTGTTGCTGTGCCTGGGCCTCTTCGTGCCCTTTTTCGGTTGCTCCTTCTCCCTTGTGTTGCTTCTTTTCCTTCTcgctctgtctctgtccctctttcTCTCCACGTCCCTGTCTCTCTGCCGGATTCCCAGAGTCTCATCCTCTCTTCCTTCACTTGCTCGTCCCCTTCACAATCTCTGGGTCTCaacctctctcctctccctttctcaggAAATCCGTGTCTCTGTGCCTCTCTGTCGTTGCCCCTGGATCTCCCTGCTCTCCCCAAGTTAGGACTACAGACCCTCCAGAATACCCCTTCTGTAAGTCAACCCATCGGGAAAAGGCTGCAGTCTGA